From a single Patagioenas fasciata isolate bPatFas1 chromosome 19, bPatFas1.hap1, whole genome shotgun sequence genomic region:
- the KIF12 gene encoding kinesin-like protein KIF12 isoform X6, which translates to MPWGAAEPPTGRQSSKGHVALPRLPKSAQLLSVGWGHTGGFLGAIEQVGTAAMAPPGTVDRTPAGGIYQHLRTCLRIRGGRATIIRGYSPRLRPQGTVRTGGRREHSATVGPAALVPGVPVGRSPSWGAPSAPLPSVAQRSPGEERDGPAVGRETRLRVVLRVRPLTRTEIQRGDRRVVHSLGDGTIHVSAPRHNATFGFNAVFDAGTSQEAVFEGSGMRQLVELAIDGFSCTIFAFGQTGSGKTYTLMGPFTQNETRPAAPGLLGLMQRSFACLLEQSQSCSSDLALSASYLEIYNEQVRDLLSPGPPCVLPLRWSKTCGFYVENQLSVDFESLETITELLLQGSQRRRTSAHALNRHSSRSHAVLTIHVRSRAVSTCPAPGTWGGLGGTRGLCGDAKSHRVKVTSSFPKMRWWGWGEQQGAKSQTQGLGRCCGPWERGEEGPEHHPPTWVPQPSTRPSKQGTLCFVDLAGSERVKETGSSGELSVEANNINRSLLALGHCISLLAKSQGKRTHIPYRDSKLTRLLARSLGGSGVTLMVACISPSSRCLSETLSTLHYASRARKVTTRPTANRVSRVKLLQTLEEEIHALQLENLSLRQQLCLPRVPMKSMEVPGTPLRPGAWPGWGGRYGSLGMCNCPLEGQLLAEGAPAWPSLYGLLRDFVVENEQLRQPRLSPDPSSDISAGPNHRAAHSSCDSQPLLQSARTPCVPHGHPTRLRQPDATPVSATRLPASVGGPGLHGHPHVGLCLWQGEDAQPTPPLPPASRPSCSQCCPGLADAIMSQTLPGPPIPQPVPPEGSTGVMPPGQEDVGLLGSHQLPRLSQLPQRKRRSRGKSRSSSQQHQLPRELLGSVRCPSPEGRVIPSAPPWPGFSEPRVGRGTGLAGRAHLSSRAMAGASSGDLAQPTHSSYTWENKRTPWGHRDLGLQGLHRPWDG; encoded by the exons ATGCCGTGGGGTGCAGCAGAGCCCCCCACAGGCAGACAAAGCAGCAAGGGGCACGTGGCTCTACCTCGCCTGCCAAAGAGTGCCCAGCTTTTGTCGGTGGGGTGGGGACATACTGGGGGCTTCTTGGGTGCCATAGAACAGGTCGGCACTGCCGCGATGGCACCACCAGGCACTGTGGACCGGACACCTGCCGG GGGGATCTACCAGCACCTGCGAACGTGCCTGCGGATTAGGGGCGGCCGCGCAACAATCATCCGTGGATACAGCCCCAGATTAAG gccccAGGGCACAGTGAGGACAGGAGGACGGCGTGAGCACAGTGCAACTGTGGGCCCTGCTGCCCTGGTCCCTGGGGTGCCTGTGGGCAGGTCCCCCAGCTGGGGGGCACCCAGTGCCCCACTGCCCTCTGTTGCCCAAAGGAGCCCTGGAGAGGAGCGGGACGGCCCTGCAGTGGGCAGAGAGACACGTTTGAGAGTGGTGCTGAG GGTCCGGCCACTGACCCGCACAGAGATACAGCGAGGTGACCGACGGGTTGTGCACAGCCTTGGTGATGGCACCATCCAT GTGAGCGCACCCAGGCACAATGCCACCTTCGGGTTCAACGCTGTGTTCGATGCGGGCACCTCCCAAGAGGCCGTGTTCGAAGGCAGTGGGATGAGGCAACTGGTGGAGCTGGCAATAGATGG CTTCTCCTGCACCATCTTTGCCTTTGGGCAGACTGGCTCGGGGAAAACCTACACCCTGATGGGACCCTTCACCCAG AATGAAACCCGGCCAGCGgccccagggctgctggggctgatGCAGAGATCCTTTGCCTGCCTCCTGGAgcagagccagagctgcagcTCTGACCTGGCTCTAAGTGCCTCCTACCTGGAGATCTACAATGAGCAG GTCCGGGACCTGCTGAGCCCTGGGCCACCGTGTGTTCTGCCCCTGCGCTGGAGCAAAACCTGTGGCTTCTATGTGGAGAACCAACTCAGTGTGGACTTCGAGAGCCTGGAGACCATCACTGAGCTGCTTCTGCAAG GATCTCAGAGGCGACGGACCTCGGCACACGCCCTCAACAGGCACTCGAGCCGCAGCCACGCTGTTCTGACCATCCACGTCCGCAGCCGAGCCGTGAGCAcgtgtcctgctccaggcacatGGGGAGGGCTTGGGGGAACCAGGGGTCTTTGTGGGGATGCAAAAAGCCACAGGGTCAAGGTCACGTCCTCCTTCCCAAAGATGcgttggtggggctggggggagcagcaGGGAGCCAAATCCCAGACACAGGGGTTGGGACGCTGCTGTGGGCCATGGGAAAGGGGTGAGGAGGGACCAGAGCATCACCCCCCAACATGggtcccccagcccagcacccgcCCCAGCAAGCAGGGCACACTGTGCTTTGTGGACCTGGCTGGCAGCGAGCGGGTGAAGGAGACTGGCTCCAGCGGGGAGCTCTCCGTGGAGGCCAACAACATCAACCGCAGCCTCCTGGCGCTGG GACACTGCATCTCCCTGCTGGCCAAATCCCAAGGGAAGCGGACGCACATTCCCTACCGGGACAGCAAGCTCACCCGGCTGCTGGCCCGCTCCCTGGGCGGCTCAGGAGTCACCCTGATG GTTGCCTGCATCTCCCCATCCTCGCGCTGCCTCTCGGAGACGCTGAGCACGCTGCACTATGCCAGCCGGGCCCGGAAAGTCACCACCAGACCCACGGCCAACAGG GTATCCCGGGTAAAGCTGCTGCAAACCTTGGAGGAAGAAATCCATGCCCTGCAGCTGGAAAACCTCTCCCTGCGCCAgcagctgtgcctgcccagggtgCCAATGAAGAGCATGGAGGTCCCAGGGACCCCATTGAGGCCAGGGGCATGGCCAGGCTGGGGAGGCAGGTACGGCTCCTTGGGGATGTGTAACTGTCCTCTTGAAGGGCAGCTCCTGGCGGAGGGagccccagcctggcccagcctctaTGGCCTCCTGCGGGACTTCGTGGTGGAGAACGAGCAGCTGAG GCAGCCCCGGCTGTCCCCAGACCCCAGCAGTGACATCTCAGCTGGCCCAAACCACAGAGCCGCCCACAGCTCCTGTGACAGCCAGCCTTTGCTCCAGAGTGCTCgcacaccctgtgtcccccacggCCACCCCACAAGGCTCCGACAGCCCGACGCGACACCCGTCTCTGCCACCCGGCTGCCAGCGAGCGTGGGGGGCCCTGGACTCCATGGGCACCCTCATGTGGGGCTGTGCCTGTGGCAGGGTGAGGATGCACAACCCACCCCCCCACTGCCTCCTGCCAGCCGCCCCAGCTGTTCCcagtgctgccctgggctggccgATGCCATCATGTCCCAG ACGCTGCCAGGGCCCCCAATACCACAGCCAGTCCCCCCCGAGGGGAGCACCGGTGTCATGCCACCTGGCCAGGAGGACGTGGGTCTGCTTGGGTCCCATCagctccccaggctctcccagctgcCACAAAGGAAGCG CAGGAGCCGAGGCAAGAGCAGGAGCTCGTCTCAGCAGCACCAGCTTCCCCGGGAGCTGCTGGGCTCCGTGCGCTGTCCGAGCCCTGAGGGAAGGGTCATCCCTTCGGCACCACCGTGGCCGGGATTTTCAGAGCCGAGAG TGGGAAGAGGCACTGGACTGGCTGGTCGAGCACATCTGAGCAGCCGTGCCATGGCCGGGGCCAGCAGCGGGGACTTGGCACAGCCCACGCACAGTTCTTACACCTGGGAGAACAAACGcaccccttggggacacagggatcttGGACTACAAGGACTGCACAGACCATGGGATGGATGA
- the KIF12 gene encoding kinesin-like protein KIF12 isoform X5 → MRSEMEASEVGRLRAGLWAPGGGRTGVGLMAVPSGGAAGGPLSPGGGSGGSGGGSGLVLRILRARRFWNQTWTGLGGHRETPAAAPMGQPCGGGGSQPREGGPVCAHLDLGLGQLGELGQALPGGDVRVGHGGEGPLQLRQLPPAERGSPTLPRPPRAGTRPRGTGLPRHPPTARPARPVVKAEQRLGGAGGARGRAHPARLPRPRRRRPGFYPPRTLPPCTGLGPPRAGGAAPLSKPFPGCSRGRSLLHIPRLPRRRFPPSIPGNQSPHQLPVLVSLPAAVWHDGAREHPGAQRGLGGGPVSVGPGPPAGAGVRGPQRPLPGAQGRGSTARPPSSTSPPAVLPPLSRGAGTGQCLTGAAVPVVRGSPGWLAVDPAGTGRALRAPRLWGAGGLMEPEGERGWEPRPGARSKTLPRSQERLPQGTVRTGGRREHSATVGPAALVPGVPVGRSPSWGAPSAPLPSVAQRSPGEERDGPAVGRETRLRVVLRVRPLTRTEIQRGDRRVVHSLGDGTIHVSAPRHNATFGFNAVFDAGTSQEAVFEGSGMRQLVELAIDGFSCTIFAFGQTGSGKTYTLMGPFTQNETRPAAPGLLGLMQRSFACLLEQSQSCSSDLALSASYLEIYNEQVSTHLVTQPSPPALRALAPLPLLYPQVRDLLSPGPPCVLPLRWSKTCGFYVENQLSVDFESLETITELLLQGSQRRRTSAHALNRHSSRSHAVLTIHVRSRAPSTRPSKQGTLCFVDLAGSERVKETGSSGELSVEANNINRSLLALGKSVDPCYGSTSCWSPSEPYCTPCGSSSARTLHLPAGQIPREADAHSLPGQQAHPAAGPLPGRLRSHPDGCLHLPILALPLGDAEHAALCQPGPESHHQTHGQQGIPGKAAANLGGRNPCPAAGKPLPAPAAVPAQGANEEHGGPRDPIEARGMARLGRQAAPAVPRPQQ, encoded by the exons ATGAGGTCAGAGATGGAGGCCAGTGAGGTGGGGAGGCTCCGAGCGGGACTGTGGGCTCCCGGCGGAGGGAGGACAGGGGTCGGGCTCATGGCAGTGCCATCGGGGGGTGCAGCAGGGGGACCCCTCTCCCCAGGTGGTGGCAGCGGCGGTAGCGGTGGTGGCTCTGGTTTGGTGCTGCGGATCCTGCGGGCACGGCGGTTCTGGAACCAGACCTGGACCGGGTTGGGGGGACACCGTGAGACACCAGCAGCAGCCCCAATggggcagccctgtggaggaggggggtcccagccccgggAAGGGGGTCCCGtctgtgctcacctggatctTGGCCTCGGGCAGCTGGGTGAGCTCGGCCAGGCGCTCCCGGGTGGCGATGTCCGGGTAGGGCACGGCGGCGAAGGCCCGCTCCAGCTCCGACAGCTGCCCCCGGCTGAACGTGGTTCGCCGACGCTTCCGCGGCCCCCCCGGGCAGGGACACGGCCCCGGGGCACCGGTCTTCCCCGCCACCCGCCcaccgcccggcccgcccgccccgtCGTGAAAGCGGAGCAGCGGCTGGGGGGCGCGGGAGGTGCCCGGGGCCGCGCTCATCCTGCCCGgttgccccggccccgccgccgccgccccggcttTTATCCGCCCCGAACTCTCCCCCCCTGCACCGGGCTGGGACCGCCCCGAGCGGGAGGCGCTGCCCCCCTCTCTAAGCCTTTCCCCGGCTGCTCCCGGGGCCGGTCCCTACTCCACATCCCCCGGCTGCCCCGGAGACGGTtcccccccagcatccccgggAACCAGTCACCCCACCAGCTGCCCGTACTGGTCTCCCTTCCCGCTGCCGTCTGGCACGATGGGGCCCGTGAGCATCCCGGGGCTCAGAGAGGGCTCGGGGGAGGGCCGGTGTCGGTGGGTCCAGGACCCCCAGCTGGTGCGGGAGTCCGGGGTCCCCAGCGCCCCCTTCCCGGCGCCCAGGGCCGAGGTTCCACCGCCCGCCCCCCCAGCTCCACCTCGCCCCCCGCCGTGCTGCCGCCGCTCTCCCGCGGGGCCGGCACCGGTCAATGTTTAACCGGAGCGGCGGTACCTGTTGTGCGGGGCAGCCCGGGCTGGCTGGCGGTGGATCCTGCCGGGACCGGCCGGGCACTGCGGGCACCCCGAttgtggggtgctggggggctaaTGGAACCGGAGGGGGAGCGGGGTTGGGAACCCCGGCCGGGTGCACGATCCAAAACGCTCCCACGGAGCCAGGAGAGACT gccccAGGGCACAGTGAGGACAGGAGGACGGCGTGAGCACAGTGCAACTGTGGGCCCTGCTGCCCTGGTCCCTGGGGTGCCTGTGGGCAGGTCCCCCAGCTGGGGGGCACCCAGTGCCCCACTGCCCTCTGTTGCCCAAAGGAGCCCTGGAGAGGAGCGGGACGGCCCTGCAGTGGGCAGAGAGACACGTTTGAGAGTGGTGCTGAG GGTCCGGCCACTGACCCGCACAGAGATACAGCGAGGTGACCGACGGGTTGTGCACAGCCTTGGTGATGGCACCATCCAT GTGAGCGCACCCAGGCACAATGCCACCTTCGGGTTCAACGCTGTGTTCGATGCGGGCACCTCCCAAGAGGCCGTGTTCGAAGGCAGTGGGATGAGGCAACTGGTGGAGCTGGCAATAGATGG CTTCTCCTGCACCATCTTTGCCTTTGGGCAGACTGGCTCGGGGAAAACCTACACCCTGATGGGACCCTTCACCCAG AATGAAACCCGGCCAGCGgccccagggctgctggggctgatGCAGAGATCCTTTGCCTGCCTCCTGGAgcagagccagagctgcagcTCTGACCTGGCTCTAAGTGCCTCCTACCTGGAGATCTACAATGAGCAGGTAAGCACTCACCTGGTCACCCAACCCAGCCCCCCGGCACTCCGTGCCCTtgctcccctgcctctgctgtacCCACAGGTCCGGGACCTGCTGAGCCCTGGGCCACCGTGTGTTCTGCCCCTGCGCTGGAGCAAAACCTGTGGCTTCTATGTGGAGAACCAACTCAGTGTGGACTTCGAGAGCCTGGAGACCATCACTGAGCTGCTTCTGCAAG GATCTCAGAGGCGACGGACCTCGGCACACGCCCTCAACAGGCACTCGAGCCGCAGCCACGCTGTTCTGACCATCCACGTCCGCAGCCGAGCC cccagcacccgcCCCAGCAAGCAGGGCACACTGTGCTTTGTGGACCTGGCTGGCAGCGAGCGGGTGAAGGAGACTGGCTCCAGCGGGGAGCTCTCCGTGGAGGCCAACAACATCAACCGCAGCCTCCTGGCGCTGGGTAAGTCAGTGGACCCCTGCTATGGAAGCACAAGCTGCTGGTCCCCATCAGAGCCCTATTGCACCCCCTGCGGCTCATCCTCCGCTAGGACACTGCATCTCCCTGCTGGCCAAATCCCAAGGGAAGCGGACGCACATTCCCTACCGGGACAGCAAGCTCACCCGGCTGCTGGCCCGCTCCCTGGGCGGCTCAGGAGTCACCCTGATG GTTGCCTGCATCTCCCCATCCTCGCGCTGCCTCTCGGAGACGCTGAGCACGCTGCACTATGCCAGCCGGGCCCGGAAAGTCACCACCAGACCCACGGCCAACAGG GTATCCCGGGTAAAGCTGCTGCAAACCTTGGAGGAAGAAATCCATGCCCTGCAGCTGGAAAACCTCTCCCTGCGCCAgcagctgtgcctgcccagggtgCCAATGAAGAGCATGGAGGTCCCAGGGACCCCATTGAGGCCAGGGGCATGGCCAGGCTGGGGAGGCAG GCAGCCCCGGCTGTCCCCAGACCCCAGCAGTGA
- the KIF12 gene encoding kinesin-like protein KIF12 isoform X4 has product MRSEMEASEVGRLRAGLWAPGGGRTGVGLMAVPSGGAAGGPLSPGGGSGGSGGGSGLVLRILRARRFWNQTWTGLGGHRETPAAAPMGQPCGGGGSQPREGGPVCAHLDLGLGQLGELGQALPGGDVRVGHGGEGPLQLRQLPPAERGSPTLPRPPRAGTRPRGTGLPRHPPTARPARPVVKAEQRLGGAGGARGRAHPARLPRPRRRRPGFYPPRTLPPCTGLGPPRAGGAAPLSKPFPGCSRGRSLLHIPRLPRRRFPPSIPGNQSPHQLPVLVSLPAAVWHDGAREHPGAQRGLGGGPVSVGPGPPAGAGVRGPQRPLPGAQGRGSTARPPSSTSPPAVLPPLSRGAGTGQCLTGAAVPVVRGSPGWLAVDPAGTGRALRAPRLWGAGGLMEPEGERGWEPRPGARSKTLPRSQERLPQGTVRTGGRREHSATVGPAALVPGVPVGRSPSWGAPSAPLPSVAQRSPGEERDGPAVGRETRLRVVLRVRPLTRTEIQRGDRRVVHSLGDGTIHVSAPRHNATFGFNAVFDAGTSQEAVFEGSGMRQLVELAIDGFSCTIFAFGQTGSGKTYTLMGPFTQNETRPAAPGLLGLMQRSFACLLEQSQSCSSDLALSASYLEIYNEQVSTHLVTQPSPPALRALAPLPLLYPQVRDLLSPGPPCVLPLRWSKTCGFYVENQLSVDFESLETITELLLQGSQRRRTSAHALNRHSSRSHAVLTIHVRSRAPSTRPSKQGTLCFVDLAGSERVKETGSSGELSVEANNINRSLLALGKSVDPCYGSTSCWSPSEPYCTPCGSSSARTLHLPAGQIPREADAHSLPGQQAHPAAGPLPGRLRSHPDGCLHLPILALPLGDAEHAALCQPGPESHHQTHGQQGTAGIPGKAAANLGGRNPCPAAGKPLPAPAAVPAQGANEEHGGPRDPIEARGMARLGRQAAPAVPRPQQ; this is encoded by the exons ATGAGGTCAGAGATGGAGGCCAGTGAGGTGGGGAGGCTCCGAGCGGGACTGTGGGCTCCCGGCGGAGGGAGGACAGGGGTCGGGCTCATGGCAGTGCCATCGGGGGGTGCAGCAGGGGGACCCCTCTCCCCAGGTGGTGGCAGCGGCGGTAGCGGTGGTGGCTCTGGTTTGGTGCTGCGGATCCTGCGGGCACGGCGGTTCTGGAACCAGACCTGGACCGGGTTGGGGGGACACCGTGAGACACCAGCAGCAGCCCCAATggggcagccctgtggaggaggggggtcccagccccgggAAGGGGGTCCCGtctgtgctcacctggatctTGGCCTCGGGCAGCTGGGTGAGCTCGGCCAGGCGCTCCCGGGTGGCGATGTCCGGGTAGGGCACGGCGGCGAAGGCCCGCTCCAGCTCCGACAGCTGCCCCCGGCTGAACGTGGTTCGCCGACGCTTCCGCGGCCCCCCCGGGCAGGGACACGGCCCCGGGGCACCGGTCTTCCCCGCCACCCGCCcaccgcccggcccgcccgccccgtCGTGAAAGCGGAGCAGCGGCTGGGGGGCGCGGGAGGTGCCCGGGGCCGCGCTCATCCTGCCCGgttgccccggccccgccgccgccgccccggcttTTATCCGCCCCGAACTCTCCCCCCCTGCACCGGGCTGGGACCGCCCCGAGCGGGAGGCGCTGCCCCCCTCTCTAAGCCTTTCCCCGGCTGCTCCCGGGGCCGGTCCCTACTCCACATCCCCCGGCTGCCCCGGAGACGGTtcccccccagcatccccgggAACCAGTCACCCCACCAGCTGCCCGTACTGGTCTCCCTTCCCGCTGCCGTCTGGCACGATGGGGCCCGTGAGCATCCCGGGGCTCAGAGAGGGCTCGGGGGAGGGCCGGTGTCGGTGGGTCCAGGACCCCCAGCTGGTGCGGGAGTCCGGGGTCCCCAGCGCCCCCTTCCCGGCGCCCAGGGCCGAGGTTCCACCGCCCGCCCCCCCAGCTCCACCTCGCCCCCCGCCGTGCTGCCGCCGCTCTCCCGCGGGGCCGGCACCGGTCAATGTTTAACCGGAGCGGCGGTACCTGTTGTGCGGGGCAGCCCGGGCTGGCTGGCGGTGGATCCTGCCGGGACCGGCCGGGCACTGCGGGCACCCCGAttgtggggtgctggggggctaaTGGAACCGGAGGGGGAGCGGGGTTGGGAACCCCGGCCGGGTGCACGATCCAAAACGCTCCCACGGAGCCAGGAGAGACT gccccAGGGCACAGTGAGGACAGGAGGACGGCGTGAGCACAGTGCAACTGTGGGCCCTGCTGCCCTGGTCCCTGGGGTGCCTGTGGGCAGGTCCCCCAGCTGGGGGGCACCCAGTGCCCCACTGCCCTCTGTTGCCCAAAGGAGCCCTGGAGAGGAGCGGGACGGCCCTGCAGTGGGCAGAGAGACACGTTTGAGAGTGGTGCTGAG GGTCCGGCCACTGACCCGCACAGAGATACAGCGAGGTGACCGACGGGTTGTGCACAGCCTTGGTGATGGCACCATCCAT GTGAGCGCACCCAGGCACAATGCCACCTTCGGGTTCAACGCTGTGTTCGATGCGGGCACCTCCCAAGAGGCCGTGTTCGAAGGCAGTGGGATGAGGCAACTGGTGGAGCTGGCAATAGATGG CTTCTCCTGCACCATCTTTGCCTTTGGGCAGACTGGCTCGGGGAAAACCTACACCCTGATGGGACCCTTCACCCAG AATGAAACCCGGCCAGCGgccccagggctgctggggctgatGCAGAGATCCTTTGCCTGCCTCCTGGAgcagagccagagctgcagcTCTGACCTGGCTCTAAGTGCCTCCTACCTGGAGATCTACAATGAGCAGGTAAGCACTCACCTGGTCACCCAACCCAGCCCCCCGGCACTCCGTGCCCTtgctcccctgcctctgctgtacCCACAGGTCCGGGACCTGCTGAGCCCTGGGCCACCGTGTGTTCTGCCCCTGCGCTGGAGCAAAACCTGTGGCTTCTATGTGGAGAACCAACTCAGTGTGGACTTCGAGAGCCTGGAGACCATCACTGAGCTGCTTCTGCAAG GATCTCAGAGGCGACGGACCTCGGCACACGCCCTCAACAGGCACTCGAGCCGCAGCCACGCTGTTCTGACCATCCACGTCCGCAGCCGAGCC cccagcacccgcCCCAGCAAGCAGGGCACACTGTGCTTTGTGGACCTGGCTGGCAGCGAGCGGGTGAAGGAGACTGGCTCCAGCGGGGAGCTCTCCGTGGAGGCCAACAACATCAACCGCAGCCTCCTGGCGCTGGGTAAGTCAGTGGACCCCTGCTATGGAAGCACAAGCTGCTGGTCCCCATCAGAGCCCTATTGCACCCCCTGCGGCTCATCCTCCGCTAGGACACTGCATCTCCCTGCTGGCCAAATCCCAAGGGAAGCGGACGCACATTCCCTACCGGGACAGCAAGCTCACCCGGCTGCTGGCCCGCTCCCTGGGCGGCTCAGGAGTCACCCTGATG GTTGCCTGCATCTCCCCATCCTCGCGCTGCCTCTCGGAGACGCTGAGCACGCTGCACTATGCCAGCCGGGCCCGGAAAGTCACCACCAGACCCACGGCCAACAGGGTACAGCAG GTATCCCGGGTAAAGCTGCTGCAAACCTTGGAGGAAGAAATCCATGCCCTGCAGCTGGAAAACCTCTCCCTGCGCCAgcagctgtgcctgcccagggtgCCAATGAAGAGCATGGAGGTCCCAGGGACCCCATTGAGGCCAGGGGCATGGCCAGGCTGGGGAGGCAG GCAGCCCCGGCTGTCCCCAGACCCCAGCAGTGA